In Neisseria animalis, a single window of DNA contains:
- the trpS gene encoding tryptophan--tRNA ligase, producing MSKKRVLTGVTTTGIPHLGNYVGAIRPAIRAAQSSDVESFLFLADYHGIIKCHDPAMIHESTQAVAATWLSCGLDPERTTFYRQSDIPEIMELNWILTCITAKGLMNRAHAYKAAVQDNLNNGQEDSDHGIEMGLYSYPILMTADILMFKANEVPVGRDQIQHVEMARDIAGRFNHRFKEVFTLPEVKIDENVELLVGLDGRKMSKSYGNTIPLWENDKKTQKSVNKIITNLKEPGEPKQPDESPLFEIYKAFATPSETADFTRMLAEGLAWGEAKKLLAAKINAELAEPRERYAALTANPSQIEDILQAGAAKARQEARELLNQVRDAVGIRALK from the coding sequence ATGAGCAAAAAACGCGTTTTAACCGGCGTAACCACCACGGGTATCCCGCACTTGGGCAATTATGTCGGAGCCATCCGCCCCGCCATCCGTGCGGCGCAAAGCTCCGATGTCGAATCGTTCCTTTTCTTGGCCGACTACCACGGCATCATCAAATGCCACGACCCGGCCATGATTCACGAATCCACCCAAGCCGTTGCCGCCACTTGGCTTTCCTGCGGCCTCGATCCCGAACGCACCACGTTTTACCGCCAAAGCGACATTCCGGAAATCATGGAGCTGAACTGGATTCTGACCTGCATCACCGCCAAAGGCCTGATGAACCGCGCCCATGCCTATAAAGCGGCGGTACAGGACAACTTGAACAACGGCCAAGAAGATTCGGACCACGGCATCGAAATGGGCTTATACAGCTACCCGATTCTGATGACTGCCGATATTCTGATGTTTAAAGCCAACGAAGTTCCCGTCGGCCGCGACCAAATCCAACACGTCGAAATGGCGCGCGACATCGCAGGCCGCTTCAACCACCGCTTTAAAGAAGTGTTTACCCTGCCGGAAGTCAAAATCGACGAAAACGTCGAGCTGCTGGTCGGACTGGACGGGCGCAAAATGTCAAAATCCTACGGCAACACCATTCCGCTGTGGGAAAACGACAAAAAAACCCAAAAATCAGTCAACAAAATCATTACCAATTTGAAAGAACCCGGCGAACCGAAACAGCCCGACGAAAGCCCCTTGTTTGAAATCTACAAAGCCTTCGCCACACCGTCCGAAACCGCCGACTTCACCCGAATGCTCGCCGAAGGGCTGGCTTGGGGCGAAGCGAAAAAACTTCTGGCGGCCAAAATCAATGCCGAATTGGCCGAACCGCGCGAACGCTACGCCGCACTGACCGCCAACCCGTCGCAAATCGAAGACATTCTGCAGGCAGGTGCCGCAAAAGCCCGCCAAGAAGCCCGGGAGTTGTTGAATCAAGTGCGCGATGCAGTCGGCATCCGTGCGCTGAAATAA
- the trxB gene encoding thioredoxin-disulfide reductase, which yields MSQHHKLIILGSGPAGYTAAVYAARANLNPVIITGIQQGGQLMTTTEVDNWPADAEGVQGPELMARFLAHAERFGTEMIFDQIHTAQLQQRPFKLIGDMGEYTCDALIIATGASAKYLGLPSEETFAGKGVSACATCDGFFYRNQPVAVVGGGNTAVEEALYLANIAETVTLIHRRDSFRAEKIMVEKLMKRVEEGKIILKLNANLDEILGDDKGVNGARLKYNDGSSEDISVQGVFIAIGHKPNTDIFKGQLDMDETGYLKTKGGTGDNVGLTNIEGIWAAGDVKDHTYRQAITSAASGCQAALDAERWLDSQA from the coding sequence ATGAGCCAACACCACAAGCTGATTATTTTAGGCTCCGGTCCGGCCGGTTATACCGCTGCCGTTTACGCCGCGCGTGCAAACCTCAACCCCGTCATCATTACCGGTATCCAACAAGGCGGCCAACTGATGACCACTACCGAAGTGGACAACTGGCCTGCCGATGCCGAAGGCGTACAAGGCCCGGAACTGATGGCGCGCTTCCTTGCTCATGCGGAACGCTTCGGCACAGAAATGATTTTCGACCAAATCCATACCGCCCAACTGCAACAACGTCCGTTCAAACTCATCGGAGATATGGGCGAATACACCTGCGATGCCTTGATTATCGCTACCGGCGCTTCCGCCAAATACCTCGGCTTACCGAGTGAAGAAACCTTCGCCGGCAAAGGCGTATCCGCCTGTGCAACCTGCGACGGCTTCTTCTACCGCAACCAACCCGTTGCCGTAGTCGGCGGCGGCAACACCGCGGTCGAAGAGGCTCTCTATCTGGCAAACATTGCCGAAACCGTTACCCTGATTCACCGCCGCGACAGTTTCCGCGCGGAAAAAATCATGGTTGAAAAACTCATGAAGCGCGTAGAAGAAGGCAAAATCATCTTAAAACTGAATGCCAATCTCGATGAAATCCTCGGCGACGACAAAGGCGTAAACGGCGCACGTCTGAAATACAACGACGGCAGCAGCGAAGACATCAGCGTACAAGGCGTATTCATCGCCATCGGCCACAAACCGAATACCGACATCTTCAAAGGCCAGCTCGATATGGACGAAACAGGCTACCTGAAAACCAAAGGCGGTACCGGCGACAATGTGGGGCTGACCAACATCGAAGGTATTTGGGCAGCAGGCGACGTGAAAGACCACACCTACCGCCAAGCCATTACCAGCGCCGCCTCCGGCTGCCAAGCCGCTTTGGACGCAGAGCGCTGGTTGGACAGCCAAGCATAA